In one Catenovulum adriaticum genomic region, the following are encoded:
- a CDS encoding multidrug effflux MFS transporter: protein MPNPIPLKLTILLACIFALSPLAIDTYLPAVTLIADDLNTQAELVSMTVSLYVMGLAFGQLIGGPLSDKYGRRRLMLIGLLIFSFASCLLITAQNVELLWLYRLIQALGGGISAVCVPAIIRDHVSGAQAAKLLSFIALLMMLAPAIAPSIGAGILKFTDWHGIFIFLAFFSAMTALATKLILKKPRKDNAKSLQKMSFKQILSHPQAYKYVLAQAFGYSVLMIFLANSPLIYMEYFKLTSSQFSMVFSVNVVVIIFNNRLNSFLLNKFEPDTLLKVFFAMQITGALILLTGATLFPHQVAFSIIGFALSVGAISGIGPNAQACFLNYFPNNSGAASATFGFIQYASGAIISAVVSYFYNQTLWPVSITIAFCAGFSMFAIHYLGKTQLVK from the coding sequence ATGCCAAACCCAATCCCTCTAAAATTAACCATACTGCTTGCTTGTATTTTTGCGTTATCGCCGCTCGCCATTGATACTTATTTACCTGCCGTTACCTTAATTGCAGATGATTTAAATACACAGGCTGAGCTTGTCAGCATGACAGTGAGTTTATATGTAATGGGGTTGGCATTTGGGCAATTAATAGGTGGGCCTTTATCTGATAAGTATGGTCGTCGTCGGCTTATGTTAATCGGTTTACTTATATTTTCGTTCGCATCTTGTTTATTAATTACGGCGCAAAATGTTGAGCTGCTTTGGCTATATCGTTTAATTCAAGCTTTGGGCGGTGGTATTTCTGCTGTGTGTGTGCCTGCTATTATTCGAGATCATGTATCGGGTGCTCAGGCAGCTAAGCTTTTGTCGTTTATTGCTTTACTAATGATGTTAGCACCTGCCATTGCACCTAGCATTGGGGCGGGTATTTTAAAATTTACCGATTGGCACGGCATTTTTATCTTTTTAGCGTTTTTTTCGGCCATGACTGCACTTGCCACTAAATTGATACTCAAAAAACCGAGAAAAGATAACGCCAAAAGCTTACAAAAAATGTCATTTAAACAAATATTAAGCCACCCGCAAGCTTATAAATATGTGCTTGCTCAGGCTTTTGGTTATTCGGTTTTAATGATTTTTTTGGCTAACTCCCCGTTAATTTATATGGAATATTTTAAATTAACATCCAGTCAGTTTTCGATGGTATTTTCGGTTAATGTTGTCGTTATCATTTTCAATAATAGATTAAACAGCTTTTTGTTAAATAAGTTTGAACCTGATACGTTATTGAAAGTATTTTTTGCAATGCAAATAACAGGGGCACTTATCTTATTAACAGGGGCTACCCTTTTTCCACATCAAGTTGCTTTTTCTATCATAGGATTTGCGCTGTCGGTTGGCGCAATTAGTGGAATTGGACCTAATGCACAAGCTTGTTTTTTAAATTATTTTCCAAATAATTCAGGAGCTGCATCGGCCACTTTTGGTTTTATTCAATATGCCTCTGGCGCTATTATTAGTGCAGTTGTCAGTTATT
- a CDS encoding glutamate-cysteine ligase family protein, whose translation MGQKIVQQHFSHSDFVQFRRRLVEQLKQLKQIINAPAFGKLPLKIGAELELYLVDKQGYVANQSEAVLTKLDDPLFQFEINQYNLELNLAAVNALGTPFSQLESAMLHKLAQLESVTQKLNLDYAAIGILPNLKAGDIDIANMTDQLRYKLLSQQLSNARGAPFKIDIHGEENIHLDLNDVTAEGANTSFQVHMMVPHNEFAQVYNAILLTQPLVTAISANSPFFLTKKGWQETRIALLKQSLDCRIPDMVQHKLPSRVNLACGWLQQDAWQIYAEAVALYPILLPYLTEPDTATSTLPELAELNLHMGTIWSWNRPVYCPNDKGHIRIELRALPAGPSCIDMTANAAFAIGLAYGLRNQSPQIIAMMPFDFADYNFYRAAHQGLDAQIMWPDWEQYKLVQQPISQIIRSYLAIAQQGLVDLGIRQDEAKHYLNVIENRLSSGMTGARWQLNCVEYYQNEYQTHYQQHYEPQVAREVACRQMLQDYIRLSKSNQAVSQWERIWKLN comes from the coding sequence ATGGGTCAAAAAATTGTTCAGCAGCATTTTTCTCACTCAGACTTTGTTCAATTTAGAAGGCGTCTTGTTGAACAACTAAAACAGCTTAAACAGATTATAAATGCGCCTGCTTTTGGCAAATTGCCTTTAAAAATAGGGGCAGAGTTAGAGCTTTATTTAGTCGATAAACAAGGCTATGTAGCTAATCAAAGTGAAGCCGTTTTAACAAAGCTGGATGATCCTTTATTTCAGTTTGAAATTAATCAATATAATTTAGAGCTTAATTTAGCCGCCGTGAATGCCCTTGGCACTCCTTTTAGTCAGCTTGAATCGGCCATGCTACATAAATTGGCTCAGCTTGAATCTGTGACTCAAAAGCTTAATTTAGATTATGCCGCTATTGGTATATTGCCTAACTTAAAGGCGGGTGATATTGATATTGCTAATATGACAGATCAACTCAGGTATAAATTGTTATCTCAGCAATTATCTAATGCACGCGGTGCGCCCTTTAAAATTGATATTCATGGCGAAGAAAACATTCACTTAGATTTAAATGATGTGACAGCCGAAGGGGCTAATACTTCGTTTCAGGTGCATATGATGGTACCGCATAATGAATTTGCACAAGTTTATAATGCTATTTTGTTAACCCAGCCGCTGGTTACCGCTATTAGTGCTAACTCGCCCTTTTTTTTAACTAAAAAAGGCTGGCAAGAAACACGCATTGCCCTGCTAAAGCAATCGCTAGATTGTCGGATACCAGATATGGTTCAGCATAAATTACCGTCTAGAGTAAATTTAGCCTGTGGTTGGTTGCAACAAGATGCTTGGCAAATATATGCCGAGGCAGTGGCTTTATATCCTATTTTATTGCCTTATTTAACTGAGCCAGACACTGCGACCAGCACTTTGCCGGAATTAGCTGAATTAAATTTACATATGGGCACGATTTGGAGTTGGAATCGTCCGGTTTATTGCCCAAATGATAAAGGGCATATTCGGATAGAACTTAGAGCTTTACCGGCAGGCCCAAGTTGTATTGATATGACAGCTAATGCTGCGTTTGCGATAGGTTTAGCTTACGGCCTTAGAAATCAAAGCCCGCAAATTATTGCAATGATGCCATTTGATTTTGCCGATTATAATTTTTATCGCGCCGCGCACCAAGGGCTAGATGCTCAAATCATGTGGCCAGATTGGGAGCAGTATAAATTAGTTCAACAGCCGATAAGTCAAATTATCCGCAGCTATTTAGCGATTGCTCAACAAGGTTTAGTTGATTTAGGAATCAGGCAAGATGAAGCAAAGCACTACCTGAATGTGATTGAAAACAGATTAAGCAGCGGCATGACAGGCGCACGCTGGCAATTAAATTGTGTTGAGTATTATCAAAATGAATATCAAACACACTACCAGCAGCATTATGAGCCTCAAGTTGCTAGAGAGGTTGCTTGCCGACAAATGCTGCAAGATTACATTCGGTTATCAAAATCAAATCAAGCGGTTAGTCAATGGGAGCGGATATGGAAATTGAATTAA
- the aroA gene encoding 3-phosphoshikimate 1-carboxyvinyltransferase, whose amino-acid sequence MQSITIQPISHVSGEVTIPGSKSLSNRILLLAALAKGETHITNLLDSEDISHMLNGLKLLGVDYQLSADKSECKVQGLAGAIKYNGSAELFLGNAGTAMRPLAAALCLGEGEFTLTGEPRMFERPIGHLVDALRQVGADIEYLKDTDYPPLKIQASGLQGGQVEIDGSISSQFLTALLMAAPLAQGDMEIKVKGELVSKPYIEITLHLMKQFGIDVENNNYQTFKVKGNQTYQSPGRVLVEGDASSASYFLAAAAIKGGTIKVNGVGLKSVQGDAKFAEVLEQMGAQVEWGDEYIQVTKQGPLQAVDVDLNHIPDAAMTIATAALFAKGTTAIRNIYNWRVKETDRLYAMATELRKVGATVEEGKDYIVIEPPTEITTAAIDTYNDHRIAMCFSLAAMGANPMIINDPKCTAKTFPNYFELFESVVQR is encoded by the coding sequence ATGCAAAGCATTACAATTCAACCTATTTCACATGTTAGTGGCGAAGTGACCATTCCCGGCTCTAAAAGTTTATCAAACCGAATTTTATTATTAGCCGCGTTAGCCAAAGGTGAAACTCATATTACTAATTTGCTCGACAGTGAAGATATTAGCCACATGCTAAACGGGCTTAAGTTATTAGGCGTCGATTATCAGTTATCAGCCGATAAAAGTGAATGTAAGGTTCAAGGGTTAGCTGGTGCAATTAAATATAATGGCAGCGCCGAATTATTTTTAGGTAATGCAGGTACGGCGATGCGCCCGCTAGCGGCGGCTTTATGTTTGGGTGAAGGTGAATTTACGTTAACCGGTGAGCCAAGAATGTTTGAACGCCCCATTGGTCACTTAGTTGATGCACTCAGACAAGTTGGTGCTGATATTGAATACTTAAAAGATACAGATTACCCACCGCTTAAAATTCAGGCCAGTGGTTTGCAAGGTGGACAGGTTGAAATTGATGGCAGTATCTCGAGCCAATTTTTGACCGCGTTGTTAATGGCGGCGCCTTTGGCGCAAGGTGATATGGAAATTAAGGTAAAAGGTGAGTTAGTTTCAAAACCTTATATTGAAATTACCTTGCATCTAATGAAGCAATTTGGCATTGACGTTGAAAATAACAATTATCAAACGTTTAAAGTTAAAGGTAATCAAACTTATCAATCACCCGGTCGAGTTTTAGTTGAAGGCGACGCATCTTCTGCTTCTTACTTTTTAGCTGCTGCGGCCATTAAAGGCGGTACGATTAAGGTTAATGGCGTAGGTTTAAAAAGTGTGCAGGGTGATGCTAAATTTGCAGAAGTGCTTGAACAAATGGGCGCGCAGGTTGAATGGGGCGATGAGTACATTCAAGTGACTAAACAAGGCCCTTTACAAGCGGTTGATGTTGATTTAAATCATATCCCAGATGCTGCAATGACAATTGCCACCGCTGCTTTATTTGCGAAAGGGACTACGGCAATTCGTAATATTTATAATTGGCGAGTAAAAGAAACCGACCGTTTGTATGCAATGGCAACTGAGTTAAGAAAAGTAGGCGCAACGGTTGAAGAAGGTAAAGATTATATTGTTATTGAGCCGCCAACTGAAATCACAACCGCTGCGATTGATACTTATAATGATCACCGAATTGCAATGTGTTTCTCGTTAGCGGCCATGGGCGCTAACCCTATGATTATTAATGATCCTAAGTGTACGGCTAAAACCTTCCCTAATTATTTTGAGTTGTTTGAGTCTGTTGTACAGCGTTAA
- a CDS encoding SDR family NAD(P)-dependent oxidoreductase: MHPKNQQTQSHAGVRPKGASVLYSESKAALNHMTKLLAFNLSPHIRVNAIVLGLIRQ; encoded by the coding sequence TTGCACCCAAAAAATCAACAGACCCAATCACATGCAGGCGTTCGTCCCAAAGGTGCATCCGTTCTTTATTCGGAAAGTAAAGCTGCATTAAACCATATGACCAAATTATTGGCGTTTAATCTTTCTCCACACATTCGTGTTAACGCGATAGTTCTGGGGTTAATACGCCAATGA
- a CDS encoding SDR family oxidoreductase, translating to MEDAQTLWKNKSPMKRYAEPEDIAGIAAMLFEISYLTGKIIMAGGGLNLV from the coding sequence TTGGAAGACGCTCAGACATTATGGAAAAATAAATCGCCTATGAAACGATACGCAGAACCTGAAGATATTGCTGGTATTGCGGCTATGTTGTTTGAGATCTCGTATTTAACGGGAAAAATTATAATGGCAGGTGGTGGGCTTAATTTGGTTTAA
- a CDS encoding di-heme-cytochrome C peroxidase — protein MHTLSKLGKLTKWLAIGLIILAIVIAISAKIKHYQRFKDNNEYRGADIVNNSQFLDNYQKIYPSPDFKNWETSKNWQGWSPAQSMWYYNATQGSDLLPYDFFLSLEQSNSQSLFRDNQHIDQFRYIPQQKTKLNPDALPLGMVKDEYQNKSYLGFTCAACHTSQIVYQDTAIRIDGGPAMANMDGFMRELEVALSMTLNSAEKQQRFVERVLALDINYDNKTAIVKDLAFYQLQISLYNYINTSDTHTDTLG, from the coding sequence ATGCATACCCTTTCAAAGCTGGGCAAGCTAACAAAATGGCTAGCCATTGGCTTAATTATTTTAGCGATTGTAATTGCCATTTCAGCCAAAATTAAACACTACCAAAGATTTAAAGACAATAACGAATACCGCGGCGCAGATATAGTTAACAACAGTCAGTTTTTAGATAACTATCAAAAAATATATCCAAGCCCAGATTTTAAAAATTGGGAAACAAGTAAAAATTGGCAAGGTTGGTCGCCAGCGCAAAGCATGTGGTACTACAATGCCACTCAAGGGTCAGATTTATTACCTTATGACTTTTTCTTAAGTTTAGAGCAGTCCAACTCTCAATCTCTTTTTCGCGACAACCAACATATTGATCAATTTAGATATATTCCCCAACAAAAAACCAAATTAAACCCAGATGCTCTCCCATTAGGAATGGTGAAAGATGAATACCAAAATAAAAGCTATTTAGGGTTTACCTGCGCCGCCTGTCATACCAGCCAAATCGTTTATCAAGACACCGCAATTAGAATTGATGGCGGGCCTGCTATGGCTAACATGGATGGTTTTATGCGCGAGTTAGAAGTTGCGTTATCCATGACTTTAAATTCAGCTGAAAAACAACAACGCTTTGTTGAGCGCGTATTAGCGCTAGATATTAATTATGATAACAAAACCGCTATCGTTAAAGATTTAGCTTTTTACCAGCTACAAATCAGCTTATACAATTATATTAATACCAGCGACACTCATACGGATACGCTAGGTTAG
- a CDS encoding MarR family winged helix-turn-helix transcriptional regulator, whose protein sequence is MYNKRETMTHFITNIQKNWPEINSHFNPELVKIHRLQEYLQQDIANVLVEYKLQQADFSVLAALRRSGKPYCLTPTELIQSMLFSSGGLTKVLHRISTKGFIERLDNPQDRRSKWVQLTPAGKVLVEKIMPEIQQLEASHNALTPAEKQQLNELLNKMLLNWETPTRAE, encoded by the coding sequence ATGTACAACAAACGTGAAACTATGACTCACTTCATCACCAACATTCAAAAAAACTGGCCAGAAATTAACTCACACTTTAACCCTGAGTTAGTTAAAATCCATCGTTTGCAAGAATACTTACAACAAGACATCGCCAATGTATTAGTTGAATATAAGCTACAACAAGCCGATTTTAGTGTACTAGCTGCACTACGGCGAAGTGGTAAGCCTTACTGTTTAACACCAACTGAATTGATTCAGTCAATGTTGTTTAGTTCGGGTGGGTTAACAAAAGTATTGCATAGAATTAGTACGAAAGGGTTTATTGAACGCTTGGATAACCCACAAGATAGGCGCAGCAAATGGGTACAATTAACACCTGCCGGAAAAGTTTTAGTTGAAAAAATTATGCCTGAAATACAGCAATTAGAAGCCAGTCACAACGCATTGACCCCAGCTGAAAAGCAACAACTAAACGAGCTACTAAATAAAATGTTGTTAAACTGGGAAACGCCAACTCGAGCAGAGTAA
- the trmB gene encoding tRNA (guanosine(46)-N7)-methyltransferase TrmB: MSETPQDRLKRAVDNGRVIREVKSFVVRQGRLTKGQEAAIAQYWPSMGLEHQTSVYNWHDVFGNDNPVTLEIGFGMGGSLVAMAKAAPEKNFVGIEVHHPGVGACLKEATDAGLTNLRLISHDAVEILKDSIANNSLDTVQLFFPDPWHKKRHHKRRIVQPEFVELLRQKLSIGGVFHMATDWENYAEHMAEVMNAAPGYKNVASDGDYVPRPEHRPLTKFEKRGQNLGHGVWDLIYKKVD, from the coding sequence ATGAGTGAAACGCCTCAAGACAGGCTCAAAAGAGCAGTAGATAATGGCCGAGTGATTCGCGAAGTAAAAAGCTTTGTTGTACGCCAAGGCCGATTAACCAAAGGCCAAGAGGCCGCCATTGCCCAATACTGGCCGTCAATGGGGTTAGAGCACCAAACCAGCGTATACAATTGGCATGACGTGTTTGGTAACGATAACCCGGTTACCTTAGAAATTGGGTTTGGTATGGGCGGTTCGCTTGTTGCAATGGCAAAAGCAGCACCTGAAAAAAACTTTGTCGGAATTGAAGTTCACCACCCAGGGGTTGGCGCTTGCTTAAAAGAAGCAACCGATGCAGGCTTAACCAATTTACGGTTAATTTCACACGATGCGGTTGAGATTTTAAAAGATTCGATTGCTAATAACAGCTTGGATACAGTGCAATTGTTTTTTCCTGATCCTTGGCATAAAAAACGTCACCATAAACGCCGTATTGTACAACCTGAATTTGTTGAGCTGTTACGTCAAAAACTTTCTATTGGCGGTGTATTTCATATGGCTACTGACTGGGAAAACTATGCCGAACATATGGCAGAGGTGATGAATGCTGCGCCTGGCTATAAAAACGTAGCCAGCGATGGTGATTATGTGCCTAGGCCAGAACACAGACCTTTAACTAAATTTGAAAAACGTGGCCAAAATTTAGGCCATGGCGTGTGGGATTTAATCTATAAAAAAGTAGATTAA
- a CDS encoding ANTAR domain-containing response regulator, giving the protein MQNQYKSNNSNGLKVLLLIEHPHYDHDLQNALLTCGYHVYPRLTTCSILKVVDEVIPDVIILDVDKLSNESIHSLVILNQIDPKPMVVFTEFSDQIMIQKLLNSQINAYIVGDKLPHHVGPTIQVAIARFKQVQSLQSELIETKRKLDGRKWIDKAKGILMQHKGLSEDQAYKTLRKMAMDNSQKMDDVAKNIVSVMQAVN; this is encoded by the coding sequence ATGCAAAATCAATATAAATCAAATAATAGCAACGGATTAAAAGTTTTATTATTAATAGAACACCCTCACTATGACCATGATTTACAAAATGCATTATTGACCTGTGGTTATCATGTTTATCCAAGGCTAACGACTTGCTCAATATTAAAAGTAGTTGATGAGGTCATTCCTGATGTCATTATTTTAGATGTGGACAAACTCAGTAACGAAAGCATTCATAGTTTAGTTATTCTTAATCAAATTGATCCTAAACCTATGGTGGTTTTTACTGAATTTTCAGACCAAATTATGATCCAAAAATTACTTAACTCACAAATTAATGCTTATATTGTTGGCGACAAACTGCCCCATCATGTGGGCCCGACAATACAAGTCGCCATCGCGCGGTTCAAACAAGTACAATCATTGCAAAGTGAGCTTATCGAGACCAAGCGCAAACTCGATGGCCGAAAATGGATAGACAAAGCCAAAGGTATATTAATGCAGCATAAAGGGCTGTCTGAAGATCAAGCATATAAAACGCTGCGAAAAATGGCGATGGACAATAGCCAAAAAATGGACGATGTCGCTAAAAATATTGTGTCTGTGATGCAAGCTGTCAATTAA
- a CDS encoding RluA family pseudouridine synthase → MQKFIYKPPQAPLQIIYQDDALLVINKPSGLLSNPGRAPETQDCALTRLQKQFPQVFLVHRLDCETSGILLFAKTKAAEIHLKKQFEARQTQKTYLAEVAGTPQPLSGIMDWPLIADKTRVPLQKVALDSGKKALTHYRVLQIHPASSLIELKPVTGRTHQLRVHLLTLGHAILGDNFYAPKSIKNASDRLCLHAMHLQITHPETNQLIEFHCPANF, encoded by the coding sequence ATGCAAAAATTTATTTATAAACCGCCCCAAGCGCCATTACAAATAATCTACCAAGACGATGCCTTACTGGTTATTAATAAACCCTCTGGTTTGTTGTCTAACCCCGGTCGTGCACCCGAAACTCAAGATTGCGCACTAACCCGATTACAAAAACAATTTCCCCAAGTTTTTTTAGTTCACAGGTTAGACTGCGAAACATCAGGCATATTGCTATTTGCAAAAACCAAAGCAGCCGAAATTCACCTCAAAAAACAATTTGAAGCCAGACAAACTCAAAAAACTTATTTAGCCGAGGTCGCAGGCACACCACAACCGTTAAGCGGCATAATGGACTGGCCGTTAATCGCCGATAAAACGCGGGTGCCGTTACAAAAAGTGGCGTTAGATTCAGGAAAAAAAGCACTCACTCATTATCGTGTTTTACAAATTCATCCTGCATCGAGTTTAATTGAACTCAAGCCTGTTACCGGCCGCACTCATCAACTGAGAGTTCATTTGTTAACTTTAGGACATGCTATTTTAGGTGATAATTTCTATGCGCCAAAATCAATTAAAAATGCCAGTGACAGATTATGTTTACATGCCATGCATTTACAAATTACCCACCCAGAGACAAATCAATTAATCGAGTTTCACTGCCCTGCTAACTTTTAA
- a CDS encoding di-heme-cytochrome C peroxidase: MQHVINKKQLTAVIEQSFDAEMAAQLKQQLAQQLISSTDMVHLFDKLVSTFHLTAHNNQLPQDLAKLKTLKQALFNQPDAPVSYPFLWDIAQHDYVQWNGIAANSGVGAIGRNSGEVMGVFATLDWQETDRSSLATWIGGQSKQNENGKLINFRSSIDVDNLRLLESQLAELTSPKWPETVLPKIDQQKAKLGKKLFNQHCQSCHQNIERDNPSRKIVAQMTQLDNIKTDRKMALNGATYQGKSGILEGIYLSTDVGNILIQEEAAVASILTSATKNVVATPDPDKWAPTRFFNWIYNLMVTAFDNTIKSSVKRGDYQPDTTQNPYASLLAYKARPLNGIWATAPYLHNGSVPSLYDLLLPKCEADNDIQTQCRPNQFTVGSRYYDPKKVGFISSGYLGFEFKTDKVANSNAGHNYATTQLSDPQRWQLVEYMKTL, from the coding sequence TTGCAGCACGTTATCAACAAAAAGCAACTCACAGCTGTCATTGAGCAAAGCTTTGACGCCGAGATGGCAGCACAATTAAAGCAACAGTTAGCTCAGCAATTAATTAGCTCTACCGACATGGTGCACCTATTTGATAAATTAGTTTCAACTTTTCACTTAACGGCTCACAATAATCAATTACCTCAAGACCTGGCCAAACTCAAAACGCTTAAACAAGCCCTATTTAATCAACCAGATGCACCTGTTTCATATCCATTCTTATGGGATATCGCGCAGCATGATTATGTACAGTGGAATGGCATAGCGGCCAATTCAGGCGTAGGGGCCATTGGCCGAAATTCAGGTGAAGTCATGGGCGTATTCGCCACATTAGACTGGCAAGAAACCGATCGTTCTAGTTTGGCAACTTGGATTGGCGGCCAGTCAAAACAAAACGAAAATGGTAAATTAATTAACTTTCGCTCTTCTATTGATGTGGATAATTTACGTTTATTAGAATCTCAGTTAGCGGAACTTACCTCACCAAAGTGGCCGGAAACCGTTTTACCTAAAATTGATCAGCAAAAAGCAAAACTCGGTAAAAAATTATTTAACCAACATTGCCAAAGCTGTCATCAAAACATTGAACGCGACAACCCATCACGCAAAATTGTCGCGCAAATGACCCAACTCGATAATATAAAAACCGACCGGAAAATGGCGTTAAATGGTGCAACTTACCAAGGTAAAAGTGGCATCTTAGAAGGCATTTATTTATCTACCGACGTGGGCAATATATTGATTCAAGAAGAAGCCGCCGTTGCCAGTATATTAACCTCAGCCACCAAAAATGTTGTTGCCACACCAGACCCAGATAAATGGGCCCCAACCCGCTTTTTTAACTGGATTTACAACTTAATGGTTACCGCATTTGATAACACCATAAAAAGCAGTGTGAAACGCGGCGACTATCAGCCTGATACAACCCAAAATCCGTATGCATCTTTACTGGCTTATAAAGCTCGGCCACTCAATGGTATTTGGGCAACGGCTCCTTATTTACATAATGGTTCAGTGCCCAGTTTATACGATTTACTACTGCCTAAATGTGAAGCGGATAACGATATACAAACCCAATGCAGGCCAAATCAATTTACCGTGGGTAGCCGATATTATGATCCCAAAAAAGTAGGTTTTATTAGCAGCGGTTATTTAGGTTTTGAATTTAAAACCGACAAAGTCGCCAATAGTAATGCCGGACACAATTACGCGACAACGCAGCTAAGCGATCCGCAAAGATGGCAATTAGTTGAATACATGAAAACACTATAA
- a CDS encoding sugar porter family MFS transporter has product MAQIEQTANSKFVGTQAENKAFIILISCIATIGGFLFGYDSGVINGTVEGIKVAFNSDSVNTGFNVASMLLGCAVGAAAAGRLADVYGRKTMLIIAALLFLLSAWGTGISTDSSWFIFYRIVGGLAVGAASVMTPAYISEVAPARYRGRLSTIQQVAIISGLTSAFLSNYVLANISGSALNPLWLNFETWRWMFWVELIPASIFLLALFLIPESPRFLVARHKDEKALATLTRLYGEQEAKQKLSEIQHTVSQSSDKPKMSDLLDSATSKIRPIVWVGIGLAIFQQFVGINVVFYYGAVLWQSVGFSESDSLFINILSGSLSIGACLVAIALVDKIGRKPLLMIGSIGMAVTLSVAAYAFNTATIGESGQPQLSDSMGTLALIFANLYVIFFNMSWGPIMWVMLGEMFPNRIRGLGLAVAGFFQWVANFAITMTFPIMLGSVGLAGSYGFYAISAAISAVFVFKLVKETKGKELEEMQG; this is encoded by the coding sequence ATGGCACAAATAGAACAAACAGCAAATAGTAAATTTGTTGGCACACAAGCAGAAAACAAAGCATTTATTATTTTGATTAGTTGCATTGCAACAATAGGTGGCTTTTTATTTGGCTACGATAGTGGCGTGATCAACGGAACGGTTGAAGGCATTAAGGTTGCGTTTAATTCTGACTCAGTTAATACCGGCTTTAATGTTGCGTCAATGTTACTAGGTTGTGCTGTAGGCGCTGCTGCGGCAGGTCGGTTAGCTGATGTTTATGGCCGCAAAACTATGTTAATTATTGCGGCTCTTTTGTTTTTATTGTCAGCATGGGGTACAGGTATTTCAACGGATTCTAGTTGGTTTATTTTTTACCGCATTGTTGGTGGCTTAGCAGTAGGTGCAGCCAGTGTAATGACACCTGCTTATATTAGTGAAGTTGCACCAGCACGCTACAGAGGCCGTTTGTCTACTATTCAACAAGTGGCCATTATCTCGGGCTTAACCTCTGCTTTTTTAAGTAACTATGTACTGGCGAATATTTCGGGTTCGGCATTAAATCCGTTGTGGCTTAACTTTGAAACTTGGCGTTGGATGTTTTGGGTTGAGTTAATTCCGGCTAGTATCTTTTTGCTAGCGTTATTTTTAATTCCTGAAAGTCCTCGCTTTTTAGTTGCTCGTCATAAAGATGAAAAAGCCCTAGCTACTTTAACTCGTTTATATGGTGAGCAAGAAGCTAAGCAAAAGTTATCTGAAATTCAACATACCGTTTCGCAATCGTCAGATAAACCTAAAATGTCTGACTTGTTAGACTCTGCTACGAGCAAAATTAGACCCATTGTTTGGGTTGGGATTGGTCTTGCGATTTTCCAGCAGTTTGTTGGCATTAATGTGGTATTTTATTACGGTGCGGTATTGTGGCAATCGGTTGGTTTTTCAGAGAGCGATTCGCTATTTATTAACATTTTATCGGGTTCATTAAGTATTGGCGCTTGTTTAGTCGCAATTGCTTTAGTTGATAAAATTGGTCGTAAACCATTATTAATGATTGGTTCAATTGGCATGGCGGTGACTTTATCTGTTGCAGCTTATGCCTTTAATACTGCCACAATAGGTGAAAGTGGTCAGCCTCAATTATCTGATTCTATGGGTACGCTAGCGCTTATTTTTGCTAATTTGTATGTTATTTTCTTTAATATGTCTTGGGGCCCCATTATGTGGGTAATGTTAGGCGAAATGTTCCCTAACCGCATTCGAGGATTAGGTTTAGCTGTTGCAGGCTTTTTCCAATGGGTTGCAAATTTTGCAATCACAATGACGTTCCCAATTATGTTAGGTTCAGTTGGTTTGGCAGGCTCGTATGGCTTTTATGCAATATCGGCAGCTATTTCAGCCGTCTTTGTTTTCAAGTTGGTTAAAGAAACCAAAGGTAAAGAGCTTGAAGAAATGCAGGGTTAA